The genomic stretch ATTAGCTTTGCATCCTGTTTTTACCTCTGTAATATGTGTCTGCAGACAGGATCCTTATCATTTTCCCTGTAGGGTGTTACTAAAGTGCACATTTACTGGGCCCGCGGACAGAAGAAACATACTTAAATGAAAGGAAGTTATGGTCATCTCTGACTCATAATATGAgacttaaaaaaacagaggcTGTATGTCAGAAAAAGCCTGCTTGGATGAAGTCATAGATGTTTGAATAGGTAACTGTGTGCAGGAAAACAGCCTGCACACTGCATACAATGGAAAATAAGTGTGTGTCACTACTACAAGGGGCTATGTTACAAAAACATCCTATCTTCAAATGATACTTAAAAAGGTGAACCTATCAAAAATCTACTAAGTGAGGTTAAACGTTAATCTCCATTATCAGAAAGTGCACTCAAGCTGCTAGTATTTTAGGTGCAAGTCTATACAAGGTCTTACTGTATGGTTCCCAGGGCTTGAAATACCCTGATGTAAAAAATCTGCACAATAAATGAACATATtaagtaacacacacatacacgtatCTATCTTTATGCTGACCTGAAGTTATTGCAAAGTAATGGTTTCATGCTTTTGTGGTAGTTATCAGGGTTAATCTCAGAAGATAATGTAGATacatttctctccctctctgcactCTGTATGTGTGCTGGTCTTACCCTTCATCTGAGCTGAGGCTGTGTGTATCCGTGGTGTTCTCTGTGGGTATCGGAGGTGGGGGAGGCAGCATGTTTACTAGGTGCAGTGAAGCGGAGTAATGCAACAGACGATGACAACCAGCAGCTTTACCACAGTCTGCATTTCCACCTGGACAGAGAAgcaaaaatacagtaaatcCTAGTCTGTTATCTGACtcaaaataagataaaaaactGAGCACAATAACGACATACTGTGGCAGCCTGCTGGTATGTGACTGAGTCTCTGTTTGTAGACATTGGGTGGACAGGCCTGGTTGCTGGTTGATAATAAAGGGACGCTGTTCACTGCATGCAACTCtggaaggaaaacaaatgagcaGGTTTAGTGTGTCTATGAAGGAAAAATCAACTACCAGTACCATGTATCCACCAATTCTCACCTTGCTTGCTGTGGCTCTTTTCCCATGATTCCCTTAACACCCCCATCCTGGGCTGGGGTCGTATGGCGTGTTTCCATGGCAGAGCCTCGCGGCTGCTGAGCGGAGAGGACTTGGAGACGGGCTGAGTGAATATCTGGATGGTTTCACCTCCTTGCTGATGAGGTAAACCATGAGGCATTTTAGGCCGGCAAGAAGGACTGTTAAAGGTCTTGAGACTATTGCCCACCAGGTCCACATAAAAAGTGCCATAGACaccacagctgtcagtcacaatGGGGACTGCTGAGTCCATGCAGCTATTGTCCTTCTTGGATGAGACTGGGAGGCCTGAGAACACATAGaagatataaacacacactctttggTGATCAAAACAATAACATATACTTTATATTTTCCAGTATTAACTGTAGATATATGATATTTCTAATGTGGCCTCATGACTCTGTATATGAGGAAACGGCTGCAAAATATCATTGTTAAATTTGATCGGTTCTAACTGACAAATGAATGTCAGTAATCATTTCATTATGGACTTGgtgtggtttatttatttaatgaccTCGTTGTTAAATCAAAGACTACCACCAAGATGCTTGATCAGCCATAacattataaccactgacagaTAAAGTCACTCGCACAGTTTATCTGGCTGACATGGCCACTCACTGGGTAGGATATGCAATGGGTACTTTCCATACCCACTGTATGAGGCAGAGGGGAAAATTTGGTCCTCAAAAGAAATGGGCAGCAGAAGGATCTGAGTGACTTTGACATGGTGCAAAGTGTAATGGTTAGATGGGTCCAAACTGCAGCTCTGGTTTGTTCCCAGTCTGCTGTGGTCAGCAAAGTGGTCCAACGAAGGAAAAGAGGTGGATATGCAACATGATGCATTGACGAGTATATGTAGACTGTGACTGCACCTTTTTGTATCACTTCTGAATGAGTAACTATGTCTCACACTCATTTACAGGTgagttgccatggttaccataTGATCTGCTATAAATATATACCATTTATTGACATTCCAGTACATTTGGAGTTGCTAAGTGTTGAGAGTATAAAGATGGTTATAAGTAGTCATGCTTGGATTTACACAAATATTTATCTACCCAGACAAGATTTCACATCACATTCAACCACATAAAACAAGCTGGGTTCAAAGCATCCTGAAAACCTACTACAACCAATTTATCTTTAGCTGAGTGCACTTGTACAAGATTCACTGTTGTATTACTAAGTCattattttttcattgtgtTATTTTGCAGTGGGTACTTACTGGTGCTTCTGATCCCTGGGTGTTTTTGGCCTTGTGCCCACAGGTCCTGGTACTTCTGGTTGAAGGCAGGTCTCCAGCTTCCAGAGATCCAGGGCGAATCAGGAGCTGCCATCCTGTAGAGGCAGCATATGTCAAAATGAACCAAAGAAACgaaaaaataacatgttttttttaatatgtttgtattatttatggTGACAATGCTTGTACAAAAACTTCAAGTACTTTACTGCAGTAAGCTGAACCAGACGCCTGGTGTATGGTGTCATGGTTGCAGAAACATATTTTCTTTTAGTAGATTTCTTCTTTGCCAGAACAACTCTGTTTTTACAAGTCACCGTGCCAGTGCAGATACAAACCTTACCTATGTTTTATGATGAGATCTTCACTGGCAAGTCTGCGTAGACCTACAGGAAATcaaataatattaaagataaaaaaaaaaaaattcacattttaaacttaTGTGTATGTGGCAGATGTTTCTGCATACTCACCCTTAGCCCTGCCATGTCCTGGTATCAGGTGGCCTGTCTTTCTGTGGCATCTGTAGAGGTAGACAGCTGCAATCACCAGGATacaccacaagagggcaccaATGCTGCCAATTAACACAGGGTCCTGAAGCAAGTCCAGGACACCAGACACATCCCGTCTTCGGCTGTCTATCTCAGGGAGACTGCCTAACTGTGAGTCTAAGTggcaaaacagaaaatattatgAGAGCATATCAGTGCTTGAAGTATAAAAGTTCATGTGCCTGTCTTGTGTTCTCAGCCACAATTctactgctgctgcactgaaaTGAATTACATAAAGATATTTTGCTCACTGATGACGAATCCATGAGGGTCACTCAGCACGCCTACTCCAGCTCCATTCACTGCTGCTATGGTGATCCAGTATCGTTTCCCTTGTTTAAGAAAGGTGATATCAAGGTTGTGCTGGCCACTATCCACTGTCCAGTTCTGATGCTGTTGCTCTTCAGAGTCCACACACCACACCTGAAGAAACAATTTACATCTTTAACAGAGATACAGTCaataatctataaaaacgtGTTATACAGTACAAAGTATTATCCATTAGAAGGATCACATGTACTGTAGGGCTCTTTGACTGTGATTACCTGGTACCCCTGTATAATACCATTGTGGGCTTCATGAGGAGGAGGCTCCCAGCTCAAATGGATGGTGTCATTCTGTTCGTGGCTCACTGTGATGGACACAGCGAGTGGAGAGGCACTAGGTACTGAATAAAGAAAGTTTTCTATTATTTCATACATATGTCAataaatcagtcaatcaataaaataaaataaaatgaaataacacATAAATGCTAACAGCTCAATTGTCACCTGTCTCAGGTACTCTGAGATGCCGGGTGTTGCTTTCCCTTCCATACAAGCTGCTACCATAGGGACGGACTTTGAACTCATACTTGTAGCCCTTCTTTAAGGGCCCCACCTGTGCCTGGAAGCTGGGCAATGTCGTCTTCTTTGCTGCCCAGTCCGACGTGGCAGGCAGCAGAGAGCGATACAGAACTTCAAATCCATCCAAATAATGAGGCCGGACTGGAAGGGACTGGAGCTGATTAGACAGAAAACACATATCACACACCCGAGGTATCAATTTAACACTTTAAAATTACTTTCCCATACCTTCCATTGTACAAGGGACACATTAGACCCAGGAGCCATGATGGTGACATTCTCCAGAACCACTCTCAGTGCTGACAGCTCTTTGTGAAGGTCTTTCTGCTGAGTGCTTGCAGCCTCTGGAAACACAAATGATTCATCATAAATACTTACATTTGTTTTAAGGGATGTCCACACAGGACAAACTTAATACTTACTAAGCAATTCTGAGAAACATGGCACCTTattcttcctcatcatcatccattTACAGTATATGAGATGATttctagtagtagtagtagcagtagtagtagtaatagcagtagtagtagcagtagcagtagtagtagtagcaggagcagtagtagtagcagtagtagtagtagcagtagtagtagtagtagtagtagcagtagtagtagtagtagaagtagtagcagtagtagtagcagtagtagtagtagcagtagcagtagtagtagcagtagtagtagcagtagtagtagtagtagtagtagcagtagcagtagtagtagcagtagcagtagtagtagcagtagtagtagcagtagtagtagtagtagtagcagtagcagtagtagtagcagtagcagtagtagtagtagcagtagcagtagtagtagtagtagtagcagtagcagtagtagtagcagtagcagtagtagtagtagtagcagtagtagtagtggaATTTCACACCTGTTAAATAAGACCGCCCTTGTTGTCACCCTCAACATTTAATCAATGTGTTGAAATTGATATTGGCTGCTTTGAAAAAACCCAACAGTTCTATTTGTTCCAAAATCATATTTTGACATCTCACCTTCAACTAGTAGCTGTGCACTGGCAGTAACCACACCTGCATCATTGACAGCGGTGCAGGTGTACTTCCCAGCATCCTGTGCTGTCGCATAATGGATCTGGAGTGTCTGATCTGGGTTTACAAGGTACCTGGACACACATACAGGGAAAATCATTTCAGACTTTACCTGTATTCTCTTATGCATAAAGCAATATTTACTTTTAGGAGAAATGTTATGGTTTTGTGAATACATGATTAGTGGAAAAGTACTGAGAGCATAATATCATACCTGCCATTGGGCAGTGGCCCCTGCTCTCTGCTCCAAaccacagcaggaggagggtcACCTTTAGCTTGGCAGTAGAACTGGGCAGACTCCCCCATTCTCACTGACACATTTTCTGGCTTCAGCACCAAAACAGGCTTGGCTGCAACAGAGAAGTCAGTGCTGTGCTTTTCTGCATCATACTGAGGATTAATGTTCAACCTTTGTTGTAAACTAATAACAAAGCTTTAAGTTGCATAGAAACCTAGTGCTGTTAAAACAATGAAATGCTGTTTTTGGAACGTTGTCTCACCCAGTACGGACAGCCGAGCTgccctgctctctctcagcCCCATAGTGTTGcgggccacacacacataagctcCAGAgtgcttcttctctgcaggAGCAATGATAAGCTTCCCACTAAGCTCCTGCAATACAAGCACAGTGAAGACATACTGTAGAGTATATTTATGCctttatgcatttttttgtcatcataAGCAATCAACAGAttgtgttctgctgctgatgcCCTAGTTCATGGGAAACATTCTCTAAAGTTAAATCCAGTGTTTCATATGGTAACATTAATATAATCAGACTGTCATAAATATGTGTTGCAAATATATTTCCACATACTAATAAACAGTATGCactaatgcaaacagaaatgAATTACTGTATGTTATTAATGGTGCTTCTTCTGCTGTCTTTAGGACCCTCTGAAAAACAGTGCTGAGAACAGTAATGTAATCTTTGGAGATGCTTACTCGAGTAAGCGTGGcagtcaaacacacataaatggtTCATCCAACATAAACTACGGTAAGTCTAAGTTTAACTTTAAAGTTACAACTGAAATTGGGAGCACAGCAGACCTGTTCCTGCACCGAAAAAGCTGTAGTGGAAGGGGAGCAACATGTGACACTTTGAAAATCAGGTCCTACATCCTTCACAACTCCAACTCCACAGCTGTAAAGCAGCTAACGTACTTTCTAGTATTAGATATTAGAAGAAAATCACAGATAAGGAAAGATTTTAAGTGTAGAATGGAACACCGCTTTACTAAGAGATCTTGATATTTAACTTTAAATACTGTACCTTATGCATTTACTACTGCTGTACTAATTCTTCTATTCATTTCACTCACATTTAATTTCCTTAACATAAAAACACGTGTGGCAGTAAACTTCTTGTCTATTAGTCGTCATATTTATATGAGACGTCGTAGGTTGTTGATTGAGTGCTTACAGTGTAGTGATGGTCAGTGTTGTTGATAGGGAGCCCATCCTTCTTCCAGATGATGTTAGGTTCAGGGTGTCCCACTGGGGGTGAACAGTTTAAAACTGCAACGTCTCCCTCTGCCACCTCCACGTCACTGGGCTGCACAATGAACTCCTCCTGCAACACTGCATCACAACAAGACAGCTTCACTGTTGAGCTCAGCTCCATCAGAATTATAAGGCCTGGTCAtgtacacatggacacataatGATCAGAGTgatgtgaaataaaacaaataaaaactgaacagagaCAGGTACAGCATATTTGTTTTCTCCTAACTTAttctgatgtaaaaaaaaatgagccatCAGCAGCTAGATGGGTAAACTGTGGGGGTCTGAGGCTAATTAGCACCACTGTTTGACTCAAACACTGACATTGGACCACTGTGGCCCTGTCACTGCAACTGTTGACAGCTTCATCCTTATACTGTCCCTCTCATTTGAAAGTGTTTAGAGTTCATCTTTATGGTAATGCTAAAATCCATAGTATTAGAAAACATAGATGACAACACACAAGTTTTCTCACCGTGCCATTATTTAgcagaaatgaagccaaaaagaaaaaaaacatgtaggcAATACTTTGTAGCTTGCAGATCCACCTTTACCACTAATAACTTCATTGAATGCTGTCCTGTATGACTGTCAGTCTCTCACATTATTGTATACAACATTCgttcagttcattgaggttttcGGGCATTCAGTTGCCTCGTAAGGTCCCACCACAGCACTTCAATTGTgctgaggtctggactttgactagacCATTcaaaaaccttgattctttgaTTTTTCAGCCATTCTGATGTAGACTTGCTGCTGTGCTATGGATCACTGTCTTGTTGCATGAAGCTTTAACTGTGGGACAGATGGCCTCACATCCATCACCCCTCACTGCCATGCTTGACAGTGGGTATGAGGTGTTTCttttgaaatgctgtgtttggttttcagcagacatggttgtgagcattaagaccaaacactccactttggtctcatgtgtccataggacctTGTTCctcaagtgttgttctttgttcagatgcagtttagtgaacctcagtcctgcttccatgtgctttttagacagaagagtctttctcctggtaacccttcaaacaaactgtacttgttctgtcttcttctaactgtgctaattgaatgttttccactcgtgaataatctttctctctgtagaactttgaactccaaacagtttgaaatggttttatacgtctttttttttgcttaacaccattgtttgtctttctctcttgtcgtcgtgttaacacacacctgaatgttccagagcagcaaacagagcagaggtctgtacacctgctgatgatcaaacACTTTTTATGATGTAACTTATATATACTTGATGTTAACATCACACAGTAAATGTTGTCTTTGGGttctgtacacaaacacagagaatcaCATACAGCAGTGGAATATTCCCCGTGGGACTCTGTTGTAAGCAGTCGCCTGGAGACTGTTTGCATGTGGAACGGACTAAAACATCAGACATGAATGTGAGATGATTGCAGCTTGAAACTGACCCGTAAATATGAACGAAGAGGAGCTCATTAAAGGTTTTTTTAGTGGGATATTGTGCATGGACATCAGTGGACTAATGAGATAAATCTTTCTTCTATTTAATAAAGTTGATTTGCttcttgaaaaataaaaatcagctaATATTTATAGTGGCAGTGTAGAGCTGAAAAGCACATTTTAATCTGTTTATGTGTCAGGTTGTGTCACAGTCACCCTGGACAGGCTGGATATCAATACTGGTGGATGATGCTGACACTTGAGTGTTTAGACAGTAGATAACTATAACGCCCCTAGAAATAAATCACTAATAAGACGCCCCCCCCAGCAGCATTCCAAGTCTCACCTGCGATATAAAGCGATGCATTGCGGCTGGTGGCCCTTCCTGCACTGTTCCTTGCCACACAGGTATACACACCTTCATGTGACTGACCTCGCCTGCCCCCTCCCACACTCAGAAAGAAGAGGCTCCCCTCTGACAGAACTATAGCTTGCGACTGGCCATCTCCGTTTGTTGTCTCCAGGGGCTGACCATTGCGCAGCCACTCAATGGTCGGATTCGGACTGCCTTCTGCCCGGCAGGAGAGTGAGGCAGGATTGCCCACTTTGACCACCACATCAGAAGGTTGGTGGACGATGCGGGGAGGTGTCTCCTCTGCATGGACTCTGGAacctgaggagaaagcagagagGCTTTAGACTGTGGAGAGCATCTAAGCGATAAGACAATCCATTCATGTTGAGAATAAGCCTTGATATTTTGCTCTACTTATGAATAAGTAGTATGTATGTATGAGATGGAATTTGAGCTCATTCATCTTGGGacaatgtaaatattatttcCTCACTGTACAGAGAGTAAGAGCCACACCCAAACAGCAAACCCTAACGTAACATACCACCACCTCCAACTTCATTTAACTGGCAACAGAAAACCTGCACCAAACAAATTCAAGGCCTGCTACCAACAAACAGTGACTATTTGCAGCCAGCTGCAGTGGAATGCCATTGTTTGAACTTCCCGTAGATGACCACACTGAAGGAAACAGGGAGACTGTGATCAGCTTCCTGACAAGAGAGGAAGCGAATGGGTCTCAGGGACATCAACTCCAACAAAGGCCGGGTAGAACTCCTCCATCAACAGCATAACACACCGTGTCAAAGAGGCACCTTTTGTAAACAAGACAGCGGGGCGCTAGTTCCACTACAGATGCTGATTTTGTTGCGTGTACCATAAAGGGAGTTTAAATCCATAGCATCCATAACACAGCATAGCGTTGTCCTTGCAAAATAAGTGTTCAAAATGTCAGGAAAGTCAAATGTGAAATATCAGAGACATAATATCAAAAAGACTTGCCTGTCTTAAATTggcaaggagaaaaaaagttgtACTACTTGAGCTGTTCATTCTTTCACTATAGCCGGAAATGCCTTCACATCACTGCTAACAATAGCCTGTTTAACCTTATTGTCAGTGAATCCTTTCACATTCAGAGTCAAGAGAGGATTCAGCCCAAACATCAGTGAGTCATGGTCAAAACATTCTCAGGAGGAGGGTTCTAATGAGGATGCTGCTGGACCTCCAGACTTTGTGGAAGCTTCAGTGCATCACAAAGAATGTATACAAAATCTGAAAACTGTGGGAAAACAAGTCAGGTtccaaacacaagacacagcacTGGGTCAGACCCCGCTCTGCCCCACAAAGCAACTCAAGGGGACAGCAAGACAAGGGGACCTGGGGCGCTTTAGGGTATAACAAACCAGTTTATTAATCAAATAGCTAGCTGGCAAAGGATAATAGGTAACAGATGCCATTAAAGTTCAGGTCATTTGACAACATATAGCTCCTGAAGATCCTACTGACTCAGTTGTAAACATTTTATCTGTAATCAATCAATAAGAAAATATGATAACGTACCATTCAAACGagtgaagaaagaaaaggactacagaaaatgtttttaacacCATTATTTTGTAGTCCTAATTTATCACATCAATTACTCCAAAGTTAAGAATACTTACCTGTCAGAAGAACTCCTAACACCAGTTCAAATATCCTGGTGAAAACGTATCTGGTCCGCATTGACATAGCTAGCTCATTAAGCTAATTAGCTGCGTAGCTAATTAGCGCCTAATATAAACAAACGTCCAACTTTCATAAAAAAGTTTTTAGGAAGCTACAATATTTGATTCTATTACGGGGCAGCTTTTcttcaaaataaatacacactgcCGCTCCACAGAGAAACCAGCGCTTCTCTCCTGTCACAGACGGCACTAAAGTCAAGGAAGTGCACGACatttgacttcctgtgtgttagctttcaaaataaaggcaaaaATCACACCACTTGCATAAAGCATATAATGCATCCTAGCATTtgatattatttatatattattttatttacagttaCCTACGTTGTTGTTTTATCGCACAGTATTTTGTAGTATCTATTTTATTTGGCATTATTTACTTTTGGGAATGCGCTGTGTGGTCTTAATTTGAAGGCCATATGACATGTTACCGGTATTATTTTAGTGACATTGACAGACGCAGCTGTAAAATGCGCTTATTAGGCGACTGTGACGTCAATAATCTAATAATGTGAAGTTTTACTAACTGCTCATGTTTCCCTTCTAGCTATTTATGACCGATTGTTTACTTTACAAAACAGAGAGTATAATAAACATCATAACTGTCCGAAAATAATTTCTAGGACGTTGCTCAGAAacaactaaataaaataaaataaaataaaataaaaataggccTACATTTTGGCCTCCAAATAGTTGAGGTGAATGTATGAACCGATGCtcagtttttttaaaataatttttggAGTCTCAGATCTGTCAATACTGCTACAAGGCAGGAAGTTCAAAGTCTGTAGAAGATTTTTCTTTTAACAATAGCAGGAAATTGTGCATCTTGCAACGTATCCTTACAGTATTCCAGCCATTAGTATGTAGATGTCTTAGGGTACAGTTCCTGTTTTACTACAGCTGAAAGTCTTTCGATTGTGGAGTTAGAAATAAATTTACTGTTCAGTAAAAATATGTGGTAGAAAAACAGATGCTGAACTACCTCCAAGTTTTCAGCCGTGGGGGCGACCCAGGAATAAGTGAACTACCACTAGTCTATTCCCTCTAATGGCACACATAAATAAAGTATTGTGTGGTGAACTCTTTCATTGTGTCGCTCAGAAAGGCCTGGGGCTAAGTGATGGATGTTTATATTGATCCAACAACTTGGGTTTGATGGCCTCGGCATCGGCCAGCTTTCAGCCTGCAACAAAAAGCTTTagagaggatgaaggatgaGTCCCACTGCTAAACACAACCCATGGGAATGGTGCTGGGACTGAGATGTGCCGAGGAAAGGGTCCTCTTTCAGGCTGCAGACCAAAAGGTCAGGGGGAAGTATTGGAGACAGGGCAAAAGAGGGCGGGATGGactgagaaaaagaaagaatgtgtcagCTATGGTGAGGAATGTGATAAAAAGTGACTTCAGAGTACATTGTAAGTGTAATTCAAGTGAGTTTTGTAAAGGGATTAACAAACACTGTCAGTCTGGATGGATGCTTTGAACTAGAATAAACAAagatatgcttttattttgaaataattaATTTCTATATGAACACCTGTTGTGTACATTCTGTGATCACATTTCATAGTgccaataaatatttttttcttaaatgtaTACAGTTAATTCAAACCATTACATGATgattataatttaattttaaggCAGCTTTGTGATTTTTATCTTTATGCAAAAATACATTTGGCTACAATTTATCCCACTTTGATACTATCCTTCTAATTATAGCTTAATAGCTTTTAAACATACtgtcatattattatttatgcagCACCAAacctaaataaacaaacaaaacaaacaaaataaatgtaaataattgGTGCACACAGCCATGTAGTTTAATCACATAATTTAGTGTAATAATGTTTTGGGTCGTTTTTGGGCATTTTGTAATTTTCCTCCTCAAATTACTGCAAGATTAAATCGAACCACAATTATTAATAACATTTGTGCATATGCAACATATGGGTTTGTGAGTAAAGCAACAAAACTTTGAACTTTTATTATGGAATTGTATTAATAATTACTCATTCTGATACTATGATCTAAGATGGTAATACTGTGAGATGCCTTCCATGTCTGCACACAGCTATGTTGTCTCCTACCATCACACCATGCATTAAAAGctctcctgcagcaggttgCAGCACCCCCACTGAACACTCACCTTTCTGTCGGTGCGGCCTGCTCCTGTGAGGTgcgtgctgctgctggtggtgtccTGTGCTGTGACGAAAATGCTCCTTGACCCTGGTCTTTGACCTCTTGTCCAACCCTGGCTCGGTCATACAGATGTCCTGGCTCTTGAGCTGCTGGGAAATCTCCGCGCAGGTGTAGAAccaggacacacagaggagccaCGCTCCGACCCGCATCTTCGCTCCACAAGTCTTCCCGGATGCAACACCCCCCTTGATCCTTTTACTACAGCTCTGCTGCACCACCCATACCCTCTACCCTACTGCGGTGCTCCTCAGCATGTGACCTGTCCTACGCACCACTTGTTATT from Parambassis ranga chromosome 14, fParRan2.1, whole genome shotgun sequence encodes the following:
- the robo4 gene encoding roundabout homolog 1 isoform X2, with protein sequence MSMRTRYVFTRIFELVLGVLLTGSRVHAEETPPRIVHQPSDVVVKVGNPASLSCRAEGSPNPTIEWLRNGQPLETTNGDGQSQAIVLSEGSLFFLSVGGGRRGQSHEGVYTCVARNSAGRATSRNASLYIAVLQEEFIVQPSDVEVAEGDVAVLNCSPPVGHPEPNIIWKKDGLPINNTDHHYTELSGKLIIAPAEKKHSGAYVCVARNTMGLRESRAARLSVLAKPVLVLKPENVSVRMGESAQFYCQAKGDPPPAVVWSREQGPLPNGRYLVNPDQTLQIHYATAQDAGKYTCTAVNDAGVVTASAQLLVEEAASTQQKDLHKELSALRVVLENVTIMAPGSNVSLVQWKLQSLPVRPHYLDGFEVLYRSLLPATSDWAAKKTTLPSFQAQVGPLKKGYKYEFKVRPYGSSLYGRESNTRHLRVPETVPSASPLAVSITVSHEQNDTIHLSWEPPPHEAHNGIIQGYQVWCVDSEEQQHQNWTVDSGQHNLDITFLKQGKRYWITIAAVNGAGVGVLSDPHGFVINSQLGSLPEIDSRRRDVSGVLDLLQDPVLIGSIGALLWCILVIAAVYLYRCHRKTGHLIPGHGRAKGLRRLASEDLIIKHRMAAPDSPWISGSWRPAFNQKYQDLWAQGQKHPGIRSTSLPVSSKKDNSCMDSAVPIVTDSCGVYGTFYVDLVGNSLKTFNSPSCRPKMPHGLPHQQGGETIQIFTQPVSKSSPLSSREALPWKHAIRPQPRMGVLRESWEKSHSKQELHAVNSVPLLSTSNQACPPNVYKQRLSHIPAGCHSGNADCGKAAGCHRLLHYSASLHLVNMLPPPPPIPTENTTDTHSLSSDEGSSRSTKLTMDMGSLQSVCPASGDHRHPGNSCPSYSHLSAASYSMSEDNETTGTLTAQEATEYLEFSPKPERCSALPEQRPSLPHHFAPNLGYICRPVHLSPLEDEATSSEPEPLPIGLRRARLQSSPSSCYSEWDSSLWNTWSSVMDGNLASARTSLISSVDSCYTNDSASFVHLLAAAAETMSGASLSDFSPPASPLSALYPPFHAEADSFVELEPAPAWDWSAAWMEEMEAQYRAHYPGRNTKPFNT